A section of the Deltaproteobacteria bacterium genome encodes:
- the mreC gene encoding rod shape-determining protein MreC, translated as MFALWNRPAPRLIFLTLVAMGAFATSVSRQNQIGPIPALVLDAFSLLQMTAAKTVSLTGEAGSRYVYLVGVQKRLDQLETERGHLLAERAALVELARENTRLRELIGLKEKLGGDLVAARVIGIADEEKATLTIDRGSLSGIQPGQAVLANGGVIGQIWYAGRLTSTVLLLEDPRSRVPVYNARSRARSIVTGGGAGDPLEVNRVRRTDDVQPGDLLISAGSGLIFPRGLPVAMVTAVGNPGVGLTLPVTAVPAASVRHLDEVLVVRARAEAGDETEETPADIQPPAEGNPP; from the coding sequence ATGTTCGCACTCTGGAACCGCCCTGCTCCCCGCCTGATATTTCTGACGCTTGTTGCGATGGGAGCCTTTGCCACGAGCGTCTCCCGGCAGAACCAGATCGGCCCCATCCCGGCACTGGTACTGGACGCTTTCTCCCTCCTGCAGATGACGGCCGCAAAGACAGTCAGCCTCACTGGCGAAGCAGGCAGCCGCTACGTGTATCTTGTCGGTGTGCAGAAACGCCTGGACCAGCTGGAAACGGAACGCGGCCACCTTCTTGCCGAACGGGCCGCGCTCGTCGAACTGGCGCGGGAAAATACCCGGCTCCGCGAACTGATCGGTCTCAAGGAAAAACTCGGCGGCGATCTCGTTGCCGCCCGCGTCATCGGGATCGCCGACGAGGAAAAGGCGACACTTACCATCGACCGTGGTTCGCTCTCGGGAATCCAGCCAGGACAGGCCGTTCTCGCCAACGGCGGCGTGATCGGGCAGATCTGGTACGCCGGACGGCTTACATCCACTGTGCTGCTGCTGGAAGATCCCCGAAGCCGGGTGCCTGTCTACAATGCCCGTTCACGGGCCCGGAGCATCGTGACGGGCGGTGGAGCAGGCGATCCGCTGGAAGTAAACCGCGTCCGCCGTACCGATGACGTTCAGCCGGGCGACCTGCTCATTTCGGCCGGGTCAGGGCTGATCTTTCCCCGTGGCCTCCCTGTGGCGATGGTAACTGCCGTGGGAAATCCCGGCGTCGGCCTTACGCTGCCCGTGACGGCTGTTCCGGCAGCCAGTGTCAGGCATCTGGATGAGGTGCTGGTGGTACGGGCGCGGGCCGAGGCCGGAGACGAAACGGAGGAAACCCCGGCTGATATCCAGCCACCTGCCGAAGGAAACCCGCCATGA